In one window of Porites lutea chromosome 8, jaPorLute2.1, whole genome shotgun sequence DNA:
- the LOC140946149 gene encoding uncharacterized protein — MASLRLSVVSRRLISSPFLQLRTMTVGEKGSGVGKGGGGGGDIRSAGGAFGKMEHAHEEQYFRKLEQEKLKEMKEHLEESMSYHEKEIKHHEDAIRRHRKAMDKHQKGIEKLSDAESSDDEKK, encoded by the exons ATGGCGTCGTTGCGATTATCTGTGGTTTCAAGACGGCTGATTTCGTCTCCCTTTTTGCAGCTAAGGACGATGACAGTTGGAGAAAAAGGAAGCGGAGTCGGAAAG ggtggtggtggaggaggagaTATCAG gAGTGCTGGAGGAGCATTTGGGAAAATGGAGCATGCCCATGAGGAACAGTACTTCAGAAAATTG GAACAAGAGAAGCTGAAGGAGATGAAAGAGCATCTGGAGGAGTCCATGTCTTACCACGAAAAGGAGATCAAACACCATGAAGATGCCATCCGTCGCCACCGTAAGGCAATGGACAAGCATCAGAAGGGAATAGAAAAACTGAGTGATGCGGAATCATCCGAtgatgagaaaaaataa
- the LOC140945457 gene encoding melanocyte-stimulating hormone receptor-like: protein MANLSIQNILDSTKKFSNITTESETKLNFAVDATVLNIILTIIFNMVVCPFTVLLNMMVIIAVKRRPRLQSYANILLACLAVTDALTGLTTQPLYSLWKILQLLEMKTHETIGFLYTIFLRALSLCSSLHLVLVTSERLIAIRFTERYASIVTRRNIRAAVIASWVVSISYAALGEPRNTRKASLLNLLAALIVFSCVIFMAFAYVILFRETRRHVKMIKAHQLPQEEVHRFNKEKKALKTTVLVVSAVFVSFLPMAAATVTVFVLKKMNSFHQGLIADCLPCVWVRTFIMFNSVINPLIYCWRQKEMRRFVFRLSSPAVGPE from the coding sequence ATGGCCAACCTTTCTATACAAAATATTCTCGATTCCAccaaaaagttttcaaatatCACTACTGAAAGCGAGACAAAACTAAACTTTGCCGTAGATGCTACAGTACTCAATATCATCCTCACCATCATTTTTAACATGGTTGTCTGTCCTTTTACCGTCCTGCTCAACATGATGGTGATCATAGCCGTGAAGCGAAGACCGAGACTTCAGAGCTATGCCAACATTTTACTGGCCTGTCTAGCTGTTACCGACGCACTGACTGGTCTCACAACGCAGCCACTGTATAGCTTGTGGAAAATATTACAGTTACTAGAAATGAAAACCCACGAAACGATCGGATTTTTATACACCATCTTTCTCCGCGCTTTGTCTCTTTGTTCGTCTCTTCATCTCGTGTTAGTTACTAGCGAGAGGCTCATAGCGATCCGATTCACCGAGCGTTACGCTAGCATAGTTACAAGAAGAAACATTAGAGCAGCTGTTATCGCTTCCTGGGTCGTTTCTATCTCCTACGCCGCACTTGGGGAGCCACGAAACACAAGGAAGGCATCGCTGTTAAATTTATTAGCAGCTTTAATCGTTTTTTCGTGCGTTATTTTCATGGCATTTGCTTATGTAATTTTGTTTCGCGAGACACGCCGTCATGTTAAGATGATCAAAGCTCACCAGTTACCTCAAGAAGAAGTGCACAGAttcaacaaagagaaaaaagctcTCAAAACTACCGTTCTAGTAGTCAGTGCGGTGTTTGTAAGTTTTTTGCCCATGGCTGCTGCAACGGTGACGGTTTTTGTGTTGAAAAAGATGAACAGTTTTCACCAAGGTTTGATTGCTGACTGCCTGCCGTGTGTTTGGGTCCGCACGTTTATTATGTTTAACTCTGTTATTAATCCACTTATTTACTGCTGGCGTCAAAAAGAAATGAGAAGGTTTGTTTTTCGACTTTCTTCTCCAGCTGTGGGACCCGAGTAG